In a single window of the Serratia quinivorans genome:
- the dmlR_18 gene encoding D-malate degradation protein R yields the protein MKNPKIETLWTHLHWLTVLAEQGSFTRAAERLDVSKAAMSQKIKEIETLAGVPLVQRTTRSVRLTDAGLRLVEELRQPFAQIKQSFSGICDSAGPLRGSVRVTAPVAFARQQLVPRITGFLRANPEVRLQLEVSDRLVSLTSEGFDLAIRHSDSLPDTHVAWRLCQTETLAVASADYVKRHGMPVSPADLQRHQCLYYPRSSESPSWSFVAKQAAEGKTEKIRVPVSGPFATNNSESIRDAAAEGLGIALLPDFSAQQALADGRLIEVLPAWRPIDAFADSLYVVRPYAPQVSRAVAEFSRYLRSAFAEGFSSAGC from the coding sequence ATGAAAAACCCAAAAATAGAAACCCTGTGGACCCATTTGCACTGGCTCACCGTGCTGGCCGAGCAGGGCAGTTTTACCCGTGCGGCGGAGCGGCTGGATGTCAGCAAAGCGGCGATGAGCCAAAAAATCAAAGAGATTGAAACCTTGGCCGGGGTGCCGCTGGTGCAACGCACGACGCGCAGCGTCAGACTGACCGATGCCGGGCTGCGACTGGTGGAGGAACTGCGCCAGCCTTTCGCGCAGATAAAGCAGAGTTTCTCCGGCATTTGCGATTCGGCCGGGCCGCTGCGTGGTTCGGTACGGGTGACGGCGCCGGTGGCGTTTGCCCGCCAGCAGCTGGTGCCACGTATTACCGGCTTTCTGCGTGCTAATCCGGAGGTGCGGTTGCAGCTTGAGGTGTCCGACCGGCTGGTGTCGTTAACCAGCGAAGGGTTCGATTTGGCGATCCGCCACAGTGACAGCCTGCCCGATACCCATGTCGCCTGGCGGCTGTGCCAGACCGAAACCTTGGCGGTGGCCTCGGCAGACTACGTGAAACGGCACGGCATGCCGGTTTCACCGGCCGATCTGCAACGGCATCAGTGTCTTTATTATCCTCGCAGCAGTGAATCCCCGAGCTGGAGCTTTGTCGCCAAACAGGCAGCAGAGGGCAAGACAGAAAAGATTCGGGTGCCGGTCAGCGGCCCGTTTGCCACCAACAACAGCGAGTCGATACGTGATGCGGCAGCGGAAGGCTTGGGCATTGCCCTGTTGCCAGACTTTAGCGCGCAGCAGGCATTGGCAGACGGCAGATTGATCGAGGTATTACCGGCCTGGCGGCCGATAGATGCCTTTGCTGACAGCCTTTATGTGGTACGCCCTTATGCGCCCCAGGTCTCGCGAGCGGTGGCGGAGTTCAGCCGTTATCTGCGCAGTGCCTTTGCCGAGGGGTTTTCGTCTGCCGGGTGCTGA
- a CDS encoding Tautomerase enzyme — MPLLIFEVIEGRSEAELKTLLDAAHRAVLSAFEVPPRDRYQIVHENKAHHMVIEDTGLNLTRTRDLVVVRVITSPRPEQQKQRFYADLSRELKENCGIEGSDLMVSITTNSQGDWSFGNGVAQYLTGDL, encoded by the coding sequence ATGCCATTACTTATCTTTGAAGTCATTGAGGGCCGCAGCGAAGCCGAACTGAAAACCCTGCTCGATGCTGCCCACCGCGCGGTGCTCAGCGCCTTTGAGGTCCCGCCGCGTGACAGGTACCAGATTGTTCATGAAAACAAGGCTCACCACATGGTGATTGAAGACACCGGCCTTAACCTGACTCGCACCCGCGATTTGGTGGTGGTACGGGTGATTACCAGCCCGCGACCCGAGCAGCAGAAACAGCGTTTTTATGCCGATCTCAGCCGGGAGCTGAAGGAGAACTGTGGGATTGAAGGCAGTGACCTGATGGTGTCCATCACCACCAACAGTCAGGGCGACTGGAGTTTCGGCAACGGGGTAGCGCAGTACCTGACCGGCGATCTATAA
- the lldD gene encoding L-lactate dehydrogenase [cytochrome], which translates to MIISASTDYRAAAQAKLPPFLFHYIDGGAYAEHTLRRNTEDLAGIALRQRILRNMSDLSLETNLFGEKLAMPVILGPVGLTGMYARRGEVQAAKAAAQKGIPFTLSTVSVCPIEEVAPAIDRPMWFQLYVLKDRGFMRNALERAKAAGVKTLVFTVDMPVPGARYRDAHSGMSGPNAAVRRMLQAVTHPQWAWDVGLCGKPHDLGNVSAYRGKPTSLEDYIGWLGTNFDPSISWKDLDWIREFWQGPMIIKGILDPEDAKDAVRFGADGIVVSNHGGRQLDGVLSTAHALPAIAEAVKGDITLLADSGIRSGLDVVRMIALGADGVLLGRAFAYALAAAGQAGVANLLELIDKEMRVAMTLIGAKTIADISADSLVQGLR; encoded by the coding sequence ATGATTATCTCCGCTTCAACCGATTACCGGGCCGCAGCACAGGCTAAGCTCCCGCCTTTTCTGTTTCACTATATTGACGGCGGGGCCTACGCGGAACACACGCTACGACGCAACACGGAAGACCTGGCAGGCATCGCGCTGCGCCAGCGCATACTGCGCAATATGTCCGACCTCAGCCTGGAAACCAACCTGTTCGGTGAAAAACTGGCGATGCCGGTGATCCTCGGCCCGGTCGGGTTAACCGGTATGTACGCCCGACGCGGTGAAGTCCAGGCAGCCAAAGCCGCCGCGCAGAAAGGCATTCCTTTTACCCTGTCGACGGTCTCTGTTTGCCCGATTGAAGAAGTGGCACCGGCAATCGATCGGCCGATGTGGTTCCAGCTGTACGTATTGAAAGACCGGGGCTTTATGCGCAATGCGCTGGAGCGCGCCAAAGCCGCCGGGGTGAAAACCCTGGTATTCACCGTCGATATGCCGGTGCCCGGTGCGCGTTACCGCGACGCCCACTCCGGCATGAGTGGCCCCAATGCCGCCGTGCGCCGCATGTTGCAGGCGGTGACCCATCCGCAGTGGGCCTGGGACGTCGGGCTGTGCGGCAAGCCGCACGATCTGGGCAACGTCTCGGCCTATCGCGGCAAACCCACCAGCCTGGAAGACTATATCGGCTGGCTGGGTACCAACTTCGATCCCTCAATCTCCTGGAAGGATCTGGACTGGATCCGCGAGTTCTGGCAAGGCCCGATGATCATCAAAGGCATTTTGGATCCCGAAGACGCCAAAGATGCGGTGCGCTTTGGTGCCGACGGTATTGTGGTATCCAACCACGGCGGCCGCCAGCTGGACGGCGTGTTATCCACTGCCCATGCGCTGCCGGCGATTGCCGAGGCGGTAAAAGGCGATATCACCCTGCTGGCCGACTCCGGCATTCGCAGCGGGCTGGACGTGGTGCGCATGATTGCTCTGGGCGCCGACGGCGTGCTGCTGGGGCGCGCCTTTGCCTATGCGCTGGCCGCCGCCGGGCAGGCCGGAGTCGCCAACCTGCTCGAGCTGATCGATAAAGAAATGCGCGTCGCCATGACGCTGATCGGCGCGAAAACCATTGCGGACATCAGCGCCGACTCGCTGGTCCAGGGGCTGCGTTAA